One region of Trichoderma breve strain T069 chromosome 7 map unlocalized scaffold00007, whole genome shotgun sequence genomic DNA includes:
- a CDS encoding non-SMC mitotic condensation complex subunit 1 domain-containing protein, whose product MESISRISGLLEAARELTLDAAQATRGVRTSSKLLDRNQMRKLLDSRNEREVLEGLRRVIAMMYRNHKTLPFFSSVVKNVASPNFEIKKLVYIYLIHHAEQEPDLALLSINTIQKSLSDTNPQVRALALKTMSGIRVPVISQIVSLAIKKGVADMSPLVRKAAALSIPKCYRLDPSQSPQLLEYLATLLGDKQYYVAGAAVSAFLEICPERIDMIHKHYRGLVKKIVDMDEWSQLATLKLMTYYARKCFPRRTQPAATSETETPQTQTQNNNNIDDFYGESSSSKPTTYSTSVDPDLTLLLNGIRPLLQSRNSGVVVAVTRCYIDVGTPEYVKHAIGPLVALLRGAQDIQQIALYNIVSVCLVRPLDFVKYASHFLVRSTDSAPIWELKLEVLALIFPHSPVHVKSLILKELEHFSQGSNKALVREAVRAIGRCAQADAATAPRCLKLLLSQITSLDGTLAAESLTVIRHLIQQDAEAHAGTARATIIWLVGEFSGLNGEDNIAPDVFRILLKDFASESEAAKRQILLLGAKVYLHHLNRQSEAEKNRVGEEDPPLEVEKHPIERLWDYVLLLVRYDVSFDLRDRARMYRAVLSVPQLATLMLLAPKPAPQAPSPSESRKGFLLGSSTLVLAGGGGLHGLRGYETLPDWVEPGKEPDPRLREAEKDATAARYDSERSTVSAADKLDEIVRSAPVSKSNGAGESLRTKTLDDWLAEEEEEEEEEEEESEEEESEEEESEEEEDDEEEEEEDSDDDGETDRLVKS is encoded by the exons ATGGAGTCAATATCAAGAATCTCTGGCCTCTTGGAGGCTG CAAGGGAACTCACCCTCGATGCCGCCCAGGCCACGCGCGGCGTCCGCACAAGCTCCAAGCTGCTGGACCGTAACCAGATGCGAAAGCTGCTCGACAGCCGCAACGAGAGGGAGGTGCTGGAGGGACTGCGGCGTGTCATAGCG ATGATGTACCGTAACCACAAgaccttgcccttcttttcatcCGTCGTCAAAAACGTCGCCTCGCCCAATTTCGAAATCAAAAAGCTCGTTTACATCTACCTCATCCACCATGCCGAGCAGGAGCCCGACCTCGCCCTGCTTTCCATCAACACGATCCAAAAGTCGCTCTCCGATACGAACCCTCAGGTCCGAGCTCTCGCACTGAAAACCATGTCTGGCATCCGCGTGCCAGTCATCAGCCAGATTGTGTCGCTTGCCATCAAGAAGGGCGTGGCCGACATGAGCCCTCTGGTGCGCAAGGCCGCTGCTCTTTCGATCCCCAAATGCTACCGGTTGGACCCCAGCCAGTCTCCTCAGCTTCTGGAATATTTAGCAACGCTGTTGGGTGATAAGCAGTACTAcgttgctggtgctgctgtgTCGGCCTTCTTAGAGATTTGCCCCGAACGGATTGATATGATACACAAGCATTACCGTGGCTTGGTCAAGAAGATTGTGGACATGGACGAATGGAGCCAGCTGGCTACGCTCAAGCTCATGACGTACTATGCACGAAAATGCTTCCCTCGGCGGACTCAACCGGCGGCTACATCCGAAACCGAAACTCCCCAAACGCAGACCCAAAATAACAACAACATCGATGATTTCTACGGAGAGTCAAGCTCTTCCAAGCCCACTACCTACTCAACTTCGGTAGACCCTGATTTGACCCTGCTGCTGAATGGCATCAGGCCTCTTCTGCAGAGTCGAAACTCGGGTGTTGTCGTTGCTGTCACAAGGTGTTACATAGACGTCGGCACTCCAGAATACGTAAAGCACGCTATAGGTCCATTGGTCGCCCTCCTGAGAGGGGCACAGGACATACAGCAAATCGCTTTATACAATATTGTTTCCGTTTGTCTTGTGCGTCCACTTGACTTTGTCAAGTATGCAAGCCACTTTTTGGTCAGATCGACAGATAGCGCACCGATCTGGGAGCTGAAGCTTGAAGTGCTGGCACTCATCTTCCCACACAGCCCGGTCCATGTCAAGAGTCTCATcctgaaggagctggagcacTTTTCGCAAGGATCCAATAAGGCTCTTGTACGCGAAGCAGTCCGAGCCATTGGCCGCTGCGCACAGGCGGATGCAGCCACAGCGCCTAGGTGTTTGAAGCTGCTCCTAAGCCAGATCACCAGCTTAGACGGAACCTTGGCTGCAGAGTCGCTGACGGTCATTCGGCACCTCATCCAGCAGGATGCAGAGGCGCATGCGGGGACG GCGAGAGCGACCATTATCTGGTTGGTAGGCGAGTTTTCTGGCCTTAACGGGGAAGACAACATCGCGCCGGACGTTTTTCGCATTCTCCTCAAGGACTTTGCCAGCGAATCGGAGGCTGCAAAGCGCCAGATATTGCTTCTTGGCGCGAAAGTTTATCTTCACCATCTGAATCGTCAAAGCGAAGCAGAAAAGAATAGAGTAGGAGAAGAAGACCCTCCCCTGGAGGTAGAGAAGCACCCCATCGAAAGATTGTGGGACTACGTCCTGCTCCTTGTGAGATATGATGTCTCGTTTGATCTGCGAGACCGAGCCCGCATGTATCGTGCCGTGCTTTCTGTGCCGCAGCTTGCTACGCTGATGCTCCTTGCGCCAAAGCCCGCTCCCCAAGCGCCCAGTCCATCCGAATCGAGAAAAGGATTCCTGTTGGGCTCTTCGACTCTTGTCTTGGCTGGAGGTGGCGGTCTGCATGGCCTCAGGGGATACGAAACACTGCCTGATTGGGTCGAGCCTGGCAAGGAGCCCGATCCACGGTTACGCGAAGCAGAAAAGGACGCTACGGCAGCACGCTATGACAGCGAGAGATCTACGGTATCGGCGGCTGACAAACTTGACGAGATTGTTAGATCGGCACCAGTTAGCAAGTCAAACGGTGCTGGGGAGAGTCTAAGGACGAAGACTTTGGATGATTGGCtggctgaagaggaggaggaggaagaggaggaagaggaagagagtgaagaggaagaaagcgaggaggaagagtccgaggaggaagaagatgatgaggaagaagaggaagaagacagtgatgatgacggagaaACAGATAGACTAGTCAAGTCATGA
- a CDS encoding RTA1 like protein domain-containing protein — MARECLEISPACPVEATVLGYYPNLGSGIFFAIVFGILTVASIGLGIWKKTYTYAIGLSIGLLLEMLGYIGRIQLHSNPWNNGAFELQICAIILAPTFICVSIYLTLKHIAINLNPSVSRITPRWYPIIFLPADLSCLIVQAIGGGIAAAGGKTNRKLQESGNRAIIAGVALQVVVLIVFGFLSTDYYVRVRKYMARPEAQGTDGWKLWHDANFKKFRYAMSGAFVVILIRCIYRIAEMAGGWGNKIMQDQPSFLVLDSSLILVATFLLTFYHPGIYFPQMRRDVQKAAKPTEEIKLEQPGSSSEGIKSSEGIKVDNA; from the exons ATGGCGCGAGAGTGTCTGGAGATTTCGCCCGCTTGCCCGGTCGAGGCTACGGTGCTGGGCTACTATCCTAACCTTGGATCCGGCATCTTTTTCGCCATCGTTTTTGGTATCTTGACGGTGGCTTCTATTGGTTTGGGAATATGGAAGAAGACATATACGTATGCCATCGGCCTCTCCATCGGTCTTTTGTTGGAAATGCTTG GCTACATTGGTCGCATCCAGCTTCACTCTAACCCCTGGAACAACGGCGCCTTCGAGCTCCAGATCTGCGCCATCATCCTCGCGCCCACCTTCATCTGCGTCTCCATCTACCTCACCCTCAagcacatcgccatcaacctcaacccgTCCGTCTCCCGCATCACCCCGCGCTGGTACCcaatcatcttcctcccCGCCGACCTGAGCTGCCTCATCGTCCAGGCCATCGGAGGCGGCATCGCCGCTGCCGGAGGCAAGACCAACCGCAAGCTTCAGGAGAGCGGCAACCgcgccatcatcgccggtGTCGCGCTGCAGGTCGTCGTGCTCATCGTCTTTGGCTTCCTTAGCACCGACTACTATGTTCGTGTGAGGAAGTACATGGCTCGTCCTGAGGCTCAGGGCACCGATGGATGGAAGCTCTGGCATGACGCCAACTTTAAGAAGTTCCGCTATGCCATGTCCGGTGCTTTCGTCGTCATTCTCATCCGATGCATCTACCG TATCGCTGAAATGGCTGGTGGTTGGGGCAACAAAATCATGCAAGACCAGCCCagcttcctcgtcctcgacagctccctcatcctcgtcgccacGTTTCTGCTCACCTTCTACCACCCCGGAATCTACTTCCCCCAAATGCGCCGCGACGTCCAAAAGGCCGCCAAGCCCACCGAGGAGATTAAGCTGGAGCAGCCCGGCTCATCCAGTGAGGGTATCAAGTCCAGCGAGGGCATCAAGGTCGACAACGCCTaa